One Microplitis demolitor isolate Queensland-Clemson2020A chromosome 2, iyMicDemo2.1a, whole genome shotgun sequence DNA segment encodes these proteins:
- the LOC128667354 gene encoding apical junction molecule-like, producing the protein MLKKPATGTQTWVWSLRKEDVIKELQKYRVNPEPRATLAELRFLLRTELNKTRAANAGRAGRYDQLLLDLDRSEAELDNLENPEAAIEDEPLSDDDQDNRDQSPEARRADQRKAREERMRAEIEREERERMEEEEREEMEQQERERADREEQEQIEREERERIENEEREERERRAREEREQTEREARAAAERTNQERREQLRREIRARLLREREEQRIHEEGREPEREERMRRENERVREENEHELRERLRQEIRAQILREESERRTRDGRNYRSGHDSEENPQPRTTSSRHGTPLPNRVRQSLLTDDSVELRKRDLVRKWGVVFNGERDVQDFLERLEELAESYGYEMDHLVPCIPILLREKALLWYRNNKRDWVSWEDFVSDLKAFYLPPGLELELEEQIRNRVQRSTETAAEYATRLQTLMRRHGQMTNTARLTRLYHNLRLEYRRYIKRTEFTTVPELLRLAGEYEQLLAQERAPPTKEAKQPPRRPVAIYPKTQTIHAL; encoded by the coding sequence atgctTAAAAAACCGGCAACGGGAACCCAGACGTGGGTATGGTCTCTAAGGAAAGAGGACGTGATAAAAGAACTCCAAAAATACCGCGTAAACCCCGAACCGAGGGCGACACTAGCCGAACTAAGATTCTTACTGCGAACCGAGTTAAACAAAACGCGAGCAGCTAATGCAGGTCGTGCGGGCCGATACGATCAACTTTTACTCGATCTCGATCGATCTGAGGCGGAGTTGGACAACCTTGAAAACCCAGAAGCCGCGATCGAGGACGAACCCCTATCAGACGACGACCAAGACAACCGCGACCAGTCACCTGAGGCAAGAAGGGCCGATCAACGTAAAGCCCGCGAAGAAAGAATGCGTGCTGAAATCGAAAGGGAAGAACGCGAACGCATGGAAGAAGAAGAACGAGAGGAAATGGAACAGCAGGAACGGGAACGGGCTGATCGAGAGGAACAAGAACAGATTGAACGAGAAGAGCGAGAGAGAATTGAGAATGAGGAACGCGAGGAACGAGAACGCCGAGCCCGTGAAGAAAGGGAACAAACCGAAAGAGAAGCTCGCGCAGCCGCGGAACGAACGAATCAAGAACGACGAGAGCAATTGCGACGGGAAATTCGGGCGCGACTTTTGCGTGAGAGAGAAGAACAACGAATACATGAAGAAGGTCGGGAACCAGAAAGAGAGGAACGAATGAGACGTGAGAATGAACGAGTAAGAGAAGAGAATGAGCATGAATTGAGGGAACGGTTACGACAGGAAATCCGAGCCCAGATCCTACGCGAAGAAAGTGAGAGACGAACGCGGGACGGTAGAAATTACCGATCAGGTCATGACTCTGAGGAAAACCCCCAACCAAGAACAACATCCTCAAGGCATGGTACCCCGTTACCAAATCGCGTCCGACAGTCACTGCTGACAGATGACTCAGTCGAGCTTCGAAAGAGAGATTTGGTCCGGAAATGGGGCGTCGTATTCAACGGGGAACGCGATGTCCAGGATTTCCTGGAACGGCTCGAGGAATTAGCGGAAAGCTATGGGTACGAGATGGACCACCTAGTGCCATGCATCCCGATTTTGCTCCGGGAAAAAGCGCTCCTTTGGTACAGGAATAACAAGAGAGATTGGGTTTCGTGGGAAGACTTTGTGTCGGATTTGAAAGCCTTCTATTTGCCTCCAGGCCTCGAACTAGAGCTAGAAGAGCAAATCCGGAACCGCGTACAAAGATCAACCGAAACCGCGGCAGAATATGCAACCAGATTGCAAACGCTAATGAGAAGACACGGTCAAATGACAAACACAGCCCGTCTTACTCGTTTGTACCATAATTTGAGACTCGAGTATCGCCGATACATTAAACGTACGGAATTTACCACTGTTCCGGAACTTTTACGACTCGCGGGGGAATATGAACAACTCCTCGCACAGGAAAGAGCCCCTCCGACCAAAGAAGCCAAGCAACCACCCCGAAGACCCGTGGCAATTTATCCAAAAACACAAACTATACACGCGCTATGA